One Oryza sativa Japonica Group chromosome 8, ASM3414082v1 DNA window includes the following coding sequences:
- the LOC4345623 gene encoding transcription factor MYB20 — protein sequence MGRQPCCDKVGLKKGPWTAEEDQKLITFLLTNGQCCWRAVPKLAGLLRCGKSCRLRWTNYLRPDLKRGLLSDAEEKIVVDLHAQLGNRWSKIASHLPGRTDNEIKNHWNTHIKKKLKKMGIDPLTHRPLQPPPSPSPEKKHAERKNTAAAAAVAEQHQHDELWEEESPGFCTDEVPMIHPDEIMVPLRDHPPPVCTAAGASTPTTSSSSSSSSVASSTTSCDEVDAAALLPVLEWPDDAMCLMELDELIAAAAPPSLLWDDDYRLPLPPPPLSPPAMYEELDAFQCYDQQRSAFEQEAAASAWNKLELF from the exons ATGGGGAGGCAGCCGTGCTGCGACAAGGTGGGGCTGAAGAAGGGGCCatggacggcggaggaggaccagaagctcatcaccttcctcctcacCAACGGCCAGTGCTGCTGGCGCGCCGTCCCCAAGCTCGCCG GGCTTCTCCGGTGCGGGAAGAGCTGCAGGCTACGGTGGACGAActacctccggccggatctCAAGAGGGGGCTGCTCTCCGACGCCGAGGAGAAGATCGTCGTCGACCTACATGCCCAATTGGGCAATAG GTGGTCTAAGATTGCGTCTCATTTGCCTGGGAGGACGGACAACGAGATCAAGAACCACTGGAACACTCACATCAAGAAGAAGCTCAAGAAAATGGGGATCGATCCCCTCACCCACAGgcccctccagccgccgccgtcgccgtcgccagagAAGAAGCACGCAGAGAGAAagaacacggcggcggcggcggcggtggccgagcAGCATCAGCACGACGAACTCTGGGAGGAGGAGTCCCCGGGATTCTGCACCGACGAGGTGCCGATGATCCACCCGGACGAGATCATGGTGCCATTGCGCGACCACCCGCCGCCGGTTTGCACGGCCGCCGGTGCCTCGACGCCGacgacatcgtcgtcgtcgtcgtcctcgtcggtgGCCTCCTCGACGACGAGCTGCGACGAGGTCGACGCCGCGGCGCTGCTCCCGGTCCTGGAGTGGCCCGACGACGCCATGTGCCTGATGGAGCTCGACGAGCtgatcgccgcggcggcgccgccgtccctgCTGTGGGACGACGACTACCgcctcccgctgccgccgccgccgctatcgccgccggcgatgtaCGAGGAGCTAGACGCCTTTCAGTGCTACGACCAGCAGAGGAGCGCGTTTGAGCAGGAGGCAGCAGCTTCAGCGTGGAACAAGCTTGAGCTCTTCTAA